The nucleotide window TGCTTATCTACTGCTCGTTCAAATTGGATTATTAATAATTCTTGAAACGCTTTTATTAAATCTTTTTGTGCTAATGTTCGATAATAATCAACTTTCGGATAATTTCGTTCACTACTAATTTTATCCGCAACAAAAATTAGCATTTCAAACAATGTCATTTGTGGATGGCCAACAGTATGTCATTTAACTGCTGTTAAAATATCTTCATCAGTAAATAATAAATCATATTTTAAATGACAATAAGCTGTATAAGCATGCCAAGTAGGAATTGGCTCTGATAAAAAAGTTGGTAAGTATTTTGTTAGATATGCTTTTTGTTTTTGTTTTGACCATTGTTTCGTAATATCATGATACGTTCCAGCAATTAAAGCTTTTTGTGGGTTTAATTTATGAATCAATGCTAATTCTTGGGCTTTTTGCCCAACATTTAAACAATGTTGATATCGTTCCTTATCCATATTTTGTCCCAATCGTTCTGGTAAATATAATAAATTATTATTAATATACTTAGTAATACTTGGCAATTGCAATGAAATGTTTTTTCCTTCTCGTAACATTGTTGATGATAAATGTAAATTATTATGAAATGGAATTACTATTGCTTGATATTGTTTTAAAATTGCTTGTTTAATTGGTTCATTTCGTTGAAAAACAATAAAAGTTTGCATTCTTGTTAATTCAATAATATTGTTTCATTTATTTAACGATGCTAGTTGGTCAGAACCAATCATAAAATAAAATTGATAATGTGGAAATTGGCCTTGCAATTTTAAAACAGTATCATATGTTGTACTAGGTTTTGTATTTTCTAATTCAATTAAATTAATCTTAACATACGATAAACCAGCAACTGCTAAAGTAATCATTGCAACACGATCAGTGGAAGAAGATAATTTTCGTGTTTTAAAAGGATTCTGATTTGTTGGAATAATTCAGATTTCATCAATATCTGTTTTTGTTTTAACAAGATTAATCATTGTTAAATGGTCAGTATGAAATGGGTCAAAACTACCACCAAATAATGCTATCTTCATTTATTTTTCCTCCCAATCTAAAAAATACAGCACATAAAAACAAAACAAAAATTATTCATCTTTATTTTTAATTCCTAATTCAACTAAAACATCCTCCACAGTATCACGCACAACTTGTTGAAATTGTTTTACAGATAATGTAATTGTAACATTCTCTTTTTCACTTAAATTATTAGAAGTCTTTTTTGGTAAGTTTTGTTTTAAAGGATTAATTTCACTTTTATCCCCAGCAATTGTAATTTTATTTTTTTTTACTCCTTTTGACGCATTTTCTGCTAATGGTTCACCATTATGCGCTAATTCTAATTTATCATCATCACGATGAGAAATCTTAATTCGATCCATAATATATGCCATTCGGTCATTAAAATTCCGTTCTTTAATTCGATTTAGCATTTGTTGAATATCATTTGGTTGAACTTGAGAACTATCACGTAATTTTTTTAATTGCTCTAAGCGTTCTAATAAATTTTCATGTTCATTAACATTATGTTCTTCTTTATATTTATTAATTTGATGACGTGCATTTTGAACAAGACTATGAATACTATTAGTATCCTCTTGAGTTGTTTTAATCTCAGAATTTTCTAAATTATTTATTATAACCCTTTTTGATTGTGACAATTCAAAGTCAATTGTTTCATCACTAAAATTAGCTCCACTAAACCCTTCAATTTCATCATCAAAAGCACTCGCTGTTTCTAAATTTACTATTTTTTGTTCAGTTTTTTTTCGTCTTCATCATTTAAACATATCTTTGCCTCTAATTCCATATACATTATTATATAATAAATTATTAAAATTTCTTGCAGTTTTTTACAACAATGTTAAGATAATATTGTAATTGACAGAGGTAACTTACAAAACATAAGTTTGAGAAATACTCTTAGAACCTGATCTAGTTAATACTAGCGTAGGGAGTTCAAATTCGTTATTTATTTAATTTAATAAATTTAATTTGATGCTCACTTTCACAGAAGTTAATTACAAAATTATTTGTGTAAGGAGATTTTTGATATGACCACAACCGCAATTTTTAAGTTTAAGTTAAACCAACAAAAAATTATTTTATGATATAATAAAGTAACTATTTTTATGATCATTAGTTTATATCTTGGTATTATAATAACTCTTAGTATTTTACCATTATCAACATTAAGTAAATTATTCCATTTAAATAATGACCAAAATTTTAAAAATATATGAGTTTTTTGTTTAGCGGTTTGTGGATTTGGTTTAATATTTAGTATCATATCCGCAATAAGTGTTTGATTAACAAATTATGAAGAATATATTAATTATAAGTTTCAGTTTATTATTTTAAATATTATTAGTTTAAATTTTCTTAATTTAATTAGTAATCTTATTATTTATAGTTATGAAACAAAAGTTAGTGATTTATTATTTACTAATGTTATAAAGCGAAAACGATTTTTAATTAATTTAGGAATTTGAAAATGAAAAACATTTGATATTGTTATTATTGGAATGTTTGCAGCAGTAACCTTAGCATTAGCATATTTAGAAACCCTGCTGCCAAATTTACCCCATGGGGGTGGGATTGCTCTAAAATATCTTCCTCTTACAATAATTGCTTTTTTACATTCCGCTTTAGCTGGTTTTTTTGCTGGAAGCATTAGTGCCTTAATGTCCCTGTTATTTATTCCCTCTGGTTTTATTGTTTCACCTTGATCATATTTGTTGGATTATTTTATTCCAATGATTATTCCAATGATTGCTGGCTTTATGCGGTTTAAAGTTAACAATGATAAAAAATATATTACATATGTTAATTATATTATTATTTGTTTTAGCATCATTGGTTTAATTGCTTTATCACAAATATTAGGTGGTGTTATCATTTGAACCACATTATTTCCTGCTTCTGTTTGACCAGGGTATTCTAATTGATTATATGCAATTGTTTATAATTTTATTCATAGTTTTCTTTTTACCTATCCAATCATGCAAATTGTAATCCCCCTTGCCTTGCGCGGTTTAGCTCCATTGTTTTGACAACGTTATTTAAAATATGATAATTAATAACAAGAAAAAATTAAGGGGCAATTTGATATAACACATGTTTTGCATAATTTTATAAGAAAAAAAATGCAATTATTATTTTTACAACACTTGCATTTTTTTATTAATAACATTAACAATTT belongs to Spiroplasma melliferum and includes:
- a CDS encoding nicotinic acid mononucleotide adenylyltransferase, with the protein product MKIALFGGSFDPFHTDHLTMINLVKTKTDIDEIWIIPTNQNPFKTRKLSSSTDRVAMITLAVAGLSYVKINLIELENTKPSTTYDTVLKLQGQFPHYQFYFMIGSDQLASLNKWNNIIELTRMQTFIVFQRNEPIKQAILKQYQAIVIPFHNNLHLSSTMLREGKNISLQLPSITKYINNNLLYLPERLGQNMDKERYQHCLNVGQKAQELALIHKLNPQKALIAGTYHDITKQWSKQKQKAYLTKYLPTFLSEPIPTWHAYTAYCHLKYDLLFTDEDILTAVKWHTVGHPQMTLFEMLIFVADKISSERNYPKVDYYRTLAQKDLIKAFQELLIIQFERAVDKQGLEHLGKNIQLTYQQWKEDK
- a CDS encoding putative transmembrane protein; protein product: MTTTAIFKFKLNQQKIILWYNKVTIFMIISLYLGIIITLSILPLSTLSKLFHLNNDQNFKNIWVFCLAVCGFGLIFSIISAISVWLTNYEEYINYKFQFIILNIISLNFLNLISNLIIYSYETKVSDLLFTNVIKRKRFLINLGIWKWKTFDIVIIGMFAAVTLALAYLETLLPNLPHGGGIALKYLPLTIIAFLHSALAGFFAGSISALMSLLFIPSGFIVSPWSYLLDYFIPMIIPMIAGFMRFKVNNDKKYITYVNYIIICFSIIGLIALSQILGGVIIWTTLFPASVWPGYSNWLYAIVYNFIHSFLFTYPIMQIVIPLALRGLAPLFWQRYLKYDN